From one Papio anubis isolate 15944 chromosome 12, Panubis1.0, whole genome shotgun sequence genomic stretch:
- the THY1 gene encoding thy-1 membrane glycoprotein produces the protein MNPAISIALLLTVLQVSRGQKVTSLTACLVDQSLRLDCRHENTTSSPIQYEFSLTRETKKHVLFGTVGVPEHTYRSRTNFTSKYNMKVLYLSAFTSKDEGTYTCALHHSGHSPPISSQNVTVLRDKLVKCEGISLLAQNTSWLLLLLLSLSLLQATDFMSL, from the exons ATGAACCCGGCCATCAGCATCGCTCTCCTGCTAACAG TCTTGCAGGTCTCCCGAGGGCAGAAGGTGACCAGCCTAACAGCCTGCCTGGTGGACCAGAGCCTTCGTCTGGACTGCCGCCATGAGAATACCACCAGCTCACCCATCCAGTACGAGTTCAGCCTGACCCGTGAGACAAAGAAGCACGTGCTCTTTGGCACCGTGGGGGTGCCTGAGCACACATACCGCTCCCGAACCAACTTCACCAGCAAATACAACATGAAGGTCCTCTACTTATCCGCCTTCACCAGCAAGGATGAGGGGACCTACACGTGTGCACTCCACCACTCTGGCCATTCCCCGCCCATCTCCTCCCAGAACGTCACTGTGCTCAGAG ACAAACTGGTCAAGTGTGAGGGCATCAGCCTGCTGGCTCAGAACACCTCGTGGCTGCTTCTGctcctgctctccctctcccttctccaggCCACGGATTTCATGTCCCTGTGA